In Candidatus Sodalis pierantonius str. SOPE, one DNA window encodes the following:
- the mutL gene encoding DNA mismatch repair endonuclease MutL, which translates to MPIQVLPPQLANQIAAGEVVERPASVVKELLENSLDAGATRIEIDIERGGAKRIRIRDNGSGIAKEELALALARHATSKIASLDDLESITSMGFRGEALASVSSVSRLTLTSRTAAQSEAWQAYAEGRELAVTLKPAAHPVGTTADVVDLFYNTPARRKFMRTEKTEFTHIDEVIRRIALARFDVTFILQHNGKTVRQYRAVSQQSQHLRRLGGLCGPAFVARALGVSWQHGDLAIHGWVADPAAGELPEIQYSYVNRRTMRDKLINHAIRQAYQDQLAGTQQPAFVLFLNVDPHQVDVNVHPAKHEVRFHQARLVHDFIYQAVVTVLQQSTAPRLPIGDEGAGPSAPENRQASGRNHFSLPAGEASSLWGARQPDGDNDAPHAGAASSSSAVMGEASVSAGPAVAGNPHSFGRVVTLVAPCYALVESASGLALLSLPVAERGLTERQLTPCTEQLRAQPLLIPLRMTLRDEEAAALKRYQPLLQEMGITLQAHLHQAILNAVPLPLRQQNLQNLIPDLLGYLHGETSVTHHQVAVWLARRLQHESVVWSHSRAIQLIAEVERLCPQWVKAPPDGLLVTLNFEAAIKALNHD; encoded by the coding sequence ATGCCGATTCAGGTGCTGCCGCCACAGCTTGCAAACCAAATCGCCGCCGGTGAAGTGGTGGAACGCCCCGCGTCGGTGGTAAAGGAACTGCTTGAAAACAGTCTTGACGCCGGTGCGACCCGCATTGAGATTGATATCGAGCGCGGCGGCGCCAAACGTATCCGTATTCGTGATAACGGCAGCGGTATCGCTAAAGAGGAGCTGGCGCTGGCGCTGGCCCGTCATGCGACCAGCAAGATCGCCAGCCTGGACGATCTCGAAAGTATCACCAGTATGGGTTTTCGCGGCGAGGCATTGGCCAGCGTAAGCTCCGTGTCACGTCTGACCTTGACCTCGCGCACCGCCGCGCAGAGCGAAGCCTGGCAAGCATACGCCGAGGGGCGCGAACTGGCGGTAACGCTTAAACCCGCCGCCCATCCGGTCGGAACGACGGCAGACGTGGTGGATCTGTTTTACAATACGCCGGCCCGGCGCAAGTTCATGCGCACCGAAAAGACCGAGTTCACCCATATCGATGAAGTCATTCGCCGTATCGCGCTGGCACGATTCGACGTGACATTCATTTTGCAGCACAACGGCAAAACGGTGCGCCAGTACCGCGCGGTCAGCCAGCAAAGCCAGCATCTGCGCAGGCTGGGCGGGCTTTGCGGCCCGGCGTTTGTCGCGCGAGCCTTGGGCGTTTCCTGGCAGCACGGCGATCTGGCGATACACGGCTGGGTAGCGGATCCGGCGGCGGGGGAGCTGCCCGAGATACAGTACAGCTATGTTAATCGGCGCACGATGCGCGACAAATTGATCAATCACGCTATACGTCAGGCCTATCAGGATCAGCTGGCGGGAACGCAGCAGCCGGCCTTTGTGCTGTTTCTCAATGTGGATCCGCATCAGGTTGACGTCAATGTCCACCCCGCCAAACACGAAGTGCGGTTTCATCAGGCGCGGCTGGTGCATGATTTTATCTATCAGGCGGTGGTGACCGTCTTGCAGCAAAGCACGGCGCCACGCCTGCCGATCGGCGACGAGGGCGCAGGGCCGAGTGCGCCGGAGAATCGCCAGGCATCCGGGCGCAATCATTTTTCCCTGCCTGCCGGCGAGGCATCCTCTCTATGGGGAGCGCGACAGCCCGACGGCGACAACGACGCGCCGCACGCCGGCGCCGCCTCCTCGTCCAGCGCCGTCATGGGCGAGGCGTCCGTCAGTGCCGGGCCGGCCGTCGCCGGTAATCCCCACAGTTTCGGCAGAGTGGTGACTCTGGTCGCGCCCTGCTATGCGCTGGTAGAGTCGGCGAGCGGCCTGGCGCTGCTCTCGCTGCCGGTTGCCGAACGCGGCTTGACCGAACGCCAACTGACGCCCTGCACGGAACAGCTGCGCGCTCAGCCGCTGCTGATTCCGCTGCGTATGACGCTGCGCGATGAAGAAGCCGCGGCGCTTAAACGCTATCAGCCACTGCTTCAGGAAATGGGAATCACGCTACAGGCGCATCTTCATCAGGCAATACTGAATGCGGTACCTTTACCATTACGCCAACAAAATTTACAAAACTTGATTCCAGACCTGTTAGGCTACCTGCACGGTGAAACGTCGGTGACGCATCACCAGGTTGCGGTTTGGCTTGCCCGCCGACTGCAGCACGAATCGGTCGTCTGGAGCCATTCCCGGGCAATACAATTGATTGCCGAGGTGGAGCGGCTTTGTCCGCAGTGGGTGAAAGCCCCGCCCGACGGGCTTCTGGTAACACTGAATTTTGAGGCCGCTATTAAAGCCCTGAACCATGACTGA
- the miaA gene encoding tRNA (adenosine(37)-N6)-dimethylallyltransferase MiaA encodes MTEPTFPRRPQAIFLMGPTASGKTALAMTLRQHLPVEIISVDSALIYRGMDIGTAKPSADELARAPHRLIDIRDPAEHYSAANFRRDALKEMAEITEAGRIPLLVGGTMLYFKALLEGLSPLPPADPEVRVRIEREAEAVGWQALHRQLQQIDPIAANRIHPNDPQRLSRALEVFFVSGNTLTELTKISGEALAYRVHQFAIAPLGRALLHQRIAQRFHQMLAAGFEHEVSTLFARGDLHREMPSLRCVGYRQMWSYLAGETDYDDMVFRGICATRQLAKRQMTWLRGWRDVHWLDSDKPAAALDRVLQVVSA; translated from the coding sequence ATGACTGAGCCGACATTTCCGCGCCGGCCCCAGGCCATTTTCCTGATGGGGCCCACCGCCTCCGGTAAAACCGCGCTCGCGATGACATTGCGCCAGCACCTGCCGGTGGAGATCATCAGCGTCGATTCTGCGCTGATATATCGCGGTATGGATATCGGCACGGCCAAGCCCAGCGCCGACGAGCTGGCGCGGGCGCCGCATCGGCTGATAGATATCCGCGATCCGGCGGAGCATTATTCAGCGGCGAATTTCCGCCGTGATGCGCTTAAGGAAATGGCAGAGATCACCGAGGCCGGTCGTATACCGTTGCTGGTGGGCGGGACCATGCTTTACTTCAAGGCGCTGCTGGAGGGATTATCCCCCTTGCCCCCGGCAGATCCAGAAGTGCGCGTGCGTATTGAACGCGAGGCGGAAGCGGTGGGGTGGCAGGCGTTGCACCGGCAATTGCAACAGATTGATCCGATTGCGGCAAATCGTATTCATCCTAATGATCCGCAGAGATTGTCGCGGGCACTGGAGGTTTTTTTCGTTTCAGGTAACACTCTAACGGAACTGACAAAAATATCCGGTGAAGCGCTGGCGTATCGGGTACATCAATTCGCCATCGCGCCGCTTGGCCGCGCATTGCTGCATCAGCGTATTGCGCAGCGCTTTCATCAGATGTTGGCCGCCGGTTTTGAGCACGAGGTCAGTACACTTTTTGCCCGAGGTGATCTTCACCGGGAAATGCCATCCCTTCGTTGCGTCGGCTACCGCCAGATGTGGTCATATCTGGCCGGCGAAACCGATTATGATGACATGGTGTTTCGCGGGATTTGCGCGACACGACAGCTTGCCAAGCGCCAAATGACCTGGCTGCGGGGGTGGCGCGATGTTCATTGGCTGGATAGCGATAAACCCGCCGCCGCCCTCGACAGGGTATTACAGGTTGTTAGTGCATAG
- the hfq gene encoding RNA chaperone Hfq translates to MAKGQSLQDPFLNALRRERVPVSIYLVNGIKLQGQIESFDQFVILLKNTVSQMVYKHAISTVVPSRPVLHHNNNPSGGSSNYHHGSTPASQPSQPESDDAE, encoded by the coding sequence ATGGCTAAGGGGCAATCTTTGCAAGATCCGTTCTTGAACGCGTTGCGTCGGGAACGTGTTCCGGTTTCTATTTATTTGGTGAATGGCATTAAACTACAGGGCCAGATTGAATCTTTCGATCAATTTGTCATTTTATTAAAGAACACGGTCAGCCAGATGGTTTACAAACACGCCATCTCCACCGTCGTACCATCGCGCCCCGTATTGCATCACAATAACAATCCGAGCGGTGGTTCCAGTAATTATCACCATGGCAGCACCCCTGCTTCGCAACCGTCGCAGCCGGAAAGCGATGACGCCGAATAA
- the hflK gene encoding FtsH protease activity modulator HflK codes for MAWNQPGNNGHDRDPWGSSNNNSGNSGGNNNKGGREQGPPDLDDIFRKLSRKLSGFGNKGGSGTGTGAPGRSGRYISLAVAAVVVIWAGSGFYTIKEAERGVVLRFGKFDHLVQPGLNWKPTFIDTVTAVNVESVRELAASGVMLTSDENVVRVEMNVQYRVTDPERYLFSVTNADDSLRQATDSALRGVIGKYTMDRILTEGRTVVRSDTQRVLEETIQPYNMGITLLDVNFQAARPPEEVKAAFDDAIAARENEQQYIREAEAYSNEVQPRANGQAQRILEEGRAYKARTVLEALGEVQRFAKVLPEYKAAPEITRERLYIDAMERVLSSTRKILVNDKGSNNLMVLPLDQMLRNPPAPTGNSKTRSSNEALNLLRLPAGGANSGVATAPAAGGNANGTVMDQRRANAQRDDTTREGRE; via the coding sequence ATGGCGTGGAACCAGCCCGGTAATAACGGACATGACCGCGACCCGTGGGGGAGCAGCAATAATAATAGCGGCAACTCTGGCGGAAATAACAATAAAGGCGGACGAGAACAAGGGCCGCCCGATCTGGATGATATCTTCCGCAAACTCAGCCGCAAGCTGAGCGGGTTCGGCAATAAAGGTGGTAGCGGCACCGGCACCGGCGCGCCGGGCAGAAGCGGCCGTTATATCAGTCTGGCGGTGGCGGCCGTGGTGGTCATCTGGGCGGGCAGCGGCTTCTACACGATTAAAGAAGCGGAGCGCGGCGTAGTGCTGCGTTTCGGCAAATTCGATCATCTGGTTCAGCCTGGCCTGAATTGGAAGCCGACTTTCATTGATACCGTGACCGCGGTCAACGTGGAGTCGGTACGGGAGCTGGCGGCGTCCGGCGTCATGCTGACCTCCGATGAGAACGTGGTGCGCGTTGAAATGAACGTGCAGTATCGCGTGACCGACCCCGAACGCTATTTGTTTAGCGTCACCAACGCCGACGACAGCCTGCGCCAGGCTACCGACAGCGCTCTGCGCGGCGTCATCGGTAAATACACTATGGATCGCATCTTGACCGAAGGCCGTACCGTGGTGCGCAGCGACACCCAGCGGGTGCTAGAAGAAACTATTCAGCCATATAACATGGGTATAACCCTGCTGGACGTCAACTTCCAGGCCGCCCGGCCGCCGGAAGAGGTGAAAGCGGCCTTTGACGACGCTATCGCCGCGCGGGAAAACGAACAGCAGTATATCCGCGAAGCCGAAGCGTATTCCAATGAAGTGCAGCCGCGCGCTAACGGTCAGGCGCAGCGCATCCTGGAAGAGGGCCGCGCCTATAAAGCCCGCACTGTTCTGGAGGCGCTGGGGGAAGTGCAACGTTTCGCCAAGGTGCTGCCGGAGTATAAAGCGGCACCGGAAATTACCCGCGAACGCCTGTATATCGACGCTATGGAGCGCGTGCTGAGCAGTACCCGCAAAATTCTGGTCAACGACAAAGGCAGCAACAATTTGATGGTGCTGCCGCTGGATCAGATGTTGCGCAACCCGCCGGCGCCGACCGGCAATAGCAAGACGCGCTCAAGCAATGAGGCGCTCAATCTGTTGCGGCTGCCTGCCGGGGGCGCCAACAGCGGTGTCGCGACGGCACCTGCCGCGGGCGGCAACGCTAACGGAACGGTCATGGATCAGCGACGCGCCAATGCACAGCGTGACGATACCACGCGCGAAGGGAGGGAGTAA
- the hflC gene encoding protease modulator HflC — protein sequence MRKPLLLIVVIVLVVLYASLFVVQEGQRGIVLRFGKVLRDGDNKPLIFNPGLHMKIPFIETVKNLDARIQTMENQADRFVTMEKKDLIVDSYIKWRISDFSRYYLATDGGDVSQAEVLLKRKFSDRLRSELGRLDVKGIVTDSRNRLMTDVREALNNGTSGDNEETQATAADNAIASAAARVERETNGQQPAVNPNSMAALGIEVVDVRIKQINLPTEVSDAIYQRMRAEREAVARRHRSQGQEEAEKLRAAADYEVTRTLAEAERQALITRGEADAETAKLYADAFSRDPAFYAFIRSLRAYENSFNSNNDVMVLSPESDFFRFMKSPEDTAVGRRP from the coding sequence ATGCGTAAGCCTTTATTGCTTATTGTGGTGATAGTGCTGGTGGTGCTGTATGCGTCACTGTTTGTGGTGCAAGAAGGCCAGCGCGGCATCGTTCTGCGCTTTGGTAAAGTATTGCGCGACGGCGACAACAAACCGTTGATTTTCAATCCCGGTTTGCACATGAAAATACCGTTTATTGAAACGGTCAAGAATCTCGATGCGCGCATTCAGACCATGGAAAACCAGGCGGATCGCTTTGTGACCATGGAGAAGAAAGACCTGATCGTTGACTCCTATATCAAATGGCGTATCAGCGACTTCAGCCGGTATTATCTGGCGACCGACGGCGGTGATGTGTCGCAGGCGGAAGTGTTGCTGAAACGGAAGTTTTCCGACCGTTTGCGCTCGGAGCTCGGCCGGCTGGATGTGAAGGGGATCGTCACCGACTCCCGCAACCGCCTGATGACCGATGTGCGCGAAGCGCTTAATAACGGGACCTCCGGCGACAATGAAGAGACGCAGGCCACCGCGGCCGATAACGCCATCGCTTCCGCCGCCGCGCGGGTAGAGCGTGAAACCAACGGCCAGCAGCCGGCGGTGAACCCGAACAGTATGGCGGCGCTGGGCATTGAAGTTGTCGACGTGCGTATCAAGCAGATCAACCTGCCGACGGAAGTGTCCGACGCGATTTATCAGCGCATGCGCGCGGAGCGTGAAGCCGTCGCCCGTCGCCACCGGTCCCAGGGCCAGGAAGAGGCGGAGAAGCTGCGTGCCGCCGCGGATTACGAAGTGACCCGCACGCTGGCCGAGGCCGAGCGTCAGGCGCTGATTACCCGTGGTGAAGCGGATGCGGAAACCGCCAAGCTGTATGCCGACGCGTTCAGCCGGGATCCGGCGTTCTACGCCTTTATCCGCAGTCTGCGCGCGTATGAAAACAGCTTTAACAGCAACAATGATGTGATGGTGCTGAGCCCGGAAAGTGATTTCTTCCGCTTCATGAAGTCGCCGGAAGATACCGCGGTCGGCCGCCGTCCCTAA
- a CDS encoding DUF2065 domain-containing protein: MNPTIWMALGLVLVLEGLGPMLFPGVWRKMIGSLTTLPDTLLRRFGGGLVVAGCVIYYMLRSKMGA; this comes from the coding sequence ATGAATCCGACGATTTGGATGGCGCTCGGTTTGGTGCTGGTGCTGGAGGGATTGGGGCCGATGTTGTTTCCAGGCGTCTGGCGCAAGATGATAGGTTCGCTGACGACGCTGCCGGATACGCTATTGCGTCGCTTCGGCGGGGGTTTAGTGGTCGCCGGCTGCGTTATCTACTATATGTTGCGTAGCAAAATGGGCGCGTGA
- a CDS encoding adenylosuccinate synthase produces the protein MGKNVVVLGTQWGDEGKGKVVDLLTERAKYVVRYQGGHNAGHTLVINGEKTVLHLIPSGILRENVVSIIANGVVLSPEALMKEMGALEARGIPVRERMLISEACPLILAYHVAMDVAREKARGAKAIGTTGRGIGPAYEDKVARRALRVGDLFNKDTFAAKLKEVVDYYNFQLVQYYQAEAVDYQTVLDDILAVADVLTGMVVDVSELLDAARKRGDLMMFEGAQGTLLDIDHGTYPYVTSSNTTAGGVATGSGLGPRYVDYVLGIVKAYSTRVGAGPFPTELFDDTGEFLCAKGNEFGATTGRHRRTGWLDAVAVRRAVQINSLSGFCLTKLDVLDGLQEVKICTAYRLSDGRVVESTPLAAENWEGIEPIYETLPGWSESTFGVKQFDKLPDAARRYIKRIEEVTGVPVDIVSTGPDRSETMILRDPFDA, from the coding sequence ATGGGTAAGAACGTCGTCGTACTGGGCACCCAATGGGGTGACGAAGGTAAAGGCAAGGTCGTCGACCTGCTGACCGAACGGGCCAAATATGTTGTTCGCTATCAGGGCGGACACAACGCCGGTCATACTTTAGTTATCAACGGTGAAAAAACCGTCCTTCATTTGATCCCCTCAGGCATTCTGCGTGAAAATGTCGTCAGCATCATCGCCAACGGCGTCGTGCTGTCGCCGGAAGCGCTGATGAAAGAGATGGGAGCGCTGGAGGCGCGGGGTATTCCGGTACGCGAACGCATGCTGATTTCCGAGGCGTGTCCGCTCATTCTTGCCTATCACGTAGCGATGGACGTCGCGCGCGAAAAGGCCCGCGGCGCCAAAGCCATCGGCACCACCGGCCGCGGCATCGGCCCGGCCTATGAAGACAAAGTGGCGCGTCGCGCGCTGCGCGTGGGCGATCTGTTCAATAAAGACACCTTCGCCGCAAAGCTGAAAGAGGTCGTGGATTACTATAACTTCCAGCTGGTGCAGTATTACCAGGCTGAAGCGGTGGATTATCAAACGGTGCTGGACGATATCCTGGCGGTGGCAGACGTCCTGACCGGGATGGTGGTGGATGTCTCCGAGCTGCTGGACGCCGCCCGCAAACGCGGCGATTTGATGATGTTTGAAGGCGCCCAGGGAACGCTGCTGGATATCGACCACGGCACCTATCCCTACGTTACCTCCTCCAACACCACCGCCGGCGGCGTCGCGACCGGCTCCGGCCTCGGTCCGCGCTATGTGGATTATGTCCTCGGCATCGTCAAGGCATATTCCACCCGCGTCGGCGCTGGCCCGTTTCCCACCGAGCTGTTTGACGACACGGGCGAGTTTCTGTGCGCCAAGGGCAATGAATTCGGCGCCACCACCGGCCGCCACCGCCGCACCGGCTGGCTGGATGCGGTAGCGGTACGTCGCGCGGTACAGATTAACTCCCTTTCCGGTTTCTGCCTCACCAAGCTCGACGTGCTTGACGGTCTGCAAGAGGTGAAAATCTGTACCGCCTATCGCCTGTCTGACGGCCGCGTGGTGGAAAGCACCCCGTTGGCGGCGGAAAACTGGGAAGGTATTGAGCCGATTTATGAGACGTTGCCGGGCTGGAGCGAGAGCACCTTCGGCGTGAAGCAGTTCGACAAGCTGCCCGACGCGGCGCGTCGCTACATCAAGCGCATAGAAGAGGTGACCGGCGTACCGGTTGACATCGTTTCGACCGGGCCTGACCGTAGCGAAACCATGATTCTACGCGATCCGTTTGACGCCTAA
- the rnr gene encoding ribonuclease R, producing the protein MSQDPFLEREAEKYAFPVPSREFILAHLAKREKPASREELAQELDISGEDQLEGLCRRLRAMERDGQLIFTRRQCYALPERLDLLRGTVIGHRDGFGFLRVEGSKDDYYLSAEQMKMAIHGDIVIAQPQGADRKGRREARIVRVLVPKTSQIVGRFFIDAGSAFVVPDDSRLSFDILIPPEATQGARMGFVVVVELTQRPTRRTKAIGKVVEVLGDNMGTGMAVDIALRTHDIPYVWPLEVEQQLANLKEEVPEAAKRGRIDLRALPLVTIDGEDARDFDDAVYCEKKRSGGWRLWVAIADVSYYVRPHTPLDQEASRRATSVYFPSQVIPMLPEVLSNGLCSLNPQVDRLCMICEMTISAQGRLSSYKFYEAVMNSHARLTYNKVWQILQGQQELRNHYAPLIKPLTQLHEMYQTLEQARLQRGGISFETEEAKFIFNTERRIERIEPVKRNDAHKLIEECMILANIAAAHFVEKHKEPALYRVHDRPSNDHITSLRTVLGELGLTLGGGDKPEPKDYADMMNLVAGRPDHEMLQTMLLRSMKQAIYDPENRGHFGLALQAYAHFTSPIRRYPDLALHRAIKYLLGRQNGDVDGRATPTGGWHSELEEMLQLGQQCSLSERRADEATRDVADWLKCDFMQDHVGQVFSGIITSVTSFGFFVRLDELFIDGLVHVSSLDNDYYRYDNIGQRLIGESGGRVYRLGDAVEIRVEAVHMDERKIDFSLISSRRQPCGAGKSERQRQQQAARGANDGKPPRRRSSSKQPANFEPDSAFRPTGKGGDKPGAGRGKGGHASSAPAKPSTEDTSRKKTSAEGATRNKAAGGKTRRRRKPAAASGRSEN; encoded by the coding sequence ATGTCACAAGATCCCTTTCTGGAAAGAGAGGCAGAAAAATACGCGTTCCCGGTGCCAAGCCGAGAATTTATCCTCGCCCATTTAGCCAAGCGGGAAAAGCCCGCCAGCCGCGAGGAGTTGGCGCAAGAACTGGATATCAGTGGTGAAGACCAACTGGAAGGCTTGTGCCGCCGCCTGCGCGCAATGGAGCGTGACGGGCAACTGATTTTCACCCGTCGGCAGTGCTATGCGCTACCGGAGCGTCTGGATTTGTTGCGCGGTACGGTCATCGGCCATCGAGACGGTTTCGGTTTCCTGCGCGTCGAAGGCAGCAAGGACGATTATTATTTGTCCGCCGAACAGATGAAAATGGCCATTCACGGCGATATCGTCATAGCGCAGCCGCAGGGCGCGGACCGCAAAGGCCGCCGCGAGGCGCGCATTGTGCGGGTGCTGGTGCCGAAAACCAGCCAGATCGTTGGCCGCTTTTTCATTGACGCCGGCAGCGCTTTCGTGGTGCCAGACGATAGCCGTCTCAGTTTCGATATCTTGATCCCGCCGGAAGCGACCCAGGGCGCCCGCATGGGGTTCGTGGTAGTGGTGGAGCTGACCCAGCGCCCGACGCGGCGCACCAAAGCCATCGGCAAAGTGGTGGAGGTGCTCGGCGATAATATGGGAACCGGCATGGCGGTGGATATTGCGCTGCGCACCCACGATATTCCCTATGTCTGGCCGCTGGAAGTCGAGCAGCAGTTGGCGAATTTAAAAGAAGAGGTACCGGAAGCGGCCAAGCGCGGGCGTATCGATTTACGCGCGCTACCCTTGGTGACCATCGACGGCGAGGATGCGCGCGACTTCGATGACGCGGTGTACTGCGAGAAAAAACGCAGCGGAGGCTGGCGTCTGTGGGTGGCGATAGCCGATGTGAGCTACTATGTCCGGCCGCATACGCCGCTGGACCAGGAAGCGAGCCGGCGCGCGACTTCGGTCTATTTCCCCTCGCAGGTGATCCCGATGCTGCCCGAGGTGCTGTCCAACGGGCTGTGCTCCCTCAATCCGCAGGTGGACAGGCTGTGTATGATCTGTGAGATGACCATTTCCGCCCAGGGGCGTCTCTCTTCCTACAAATTTTATGAAGCGGTGATGAATTCTCACGCGCGCCTGACTTACAATAAGGTCTGGCAGATCTTGCAGGGCCAGCAGGAATTGCGCAACCATTACGCGCCGCTCATCAAGCCGCTGACCCAACTGCATGAAATGTATCAGACGCTGGAACAGGCCAGGTTGCAGCGCGGCGGTATCTCTTTTGAAACCGAAGAGGCCAAGTTTATCTTCAACACGGAGCGCCGCATCGAGCGTATTGAGCCGGTGAAGCGCAATGATGCCCATAAGCTTATCGAAGAGTGCATGATCCTGGCGAATATTGCCGCGGCGCACTTTGTCGAGAAGCATAAAGAGCCGGCGCTTTATCGCGTGCATGACCGGCCAAGCAATGACCATATCACCTCGTTGCGCACAGTATTGGGCGAACTGGGGCTGACCTTGGGGGGCGGCGATAAACCTGAGCCCAAAGATTATGCCGATATGATGAATTTGGTCGCTGGCCGTCCGGACCACGAAATGCTGCAAACCATGCTGCTGCGATCGATGAAGCAGGCGATTTATGATCCTGAAAACCGCGGCCACTTCGGGCTGGCGCTGCAGGCGTATGCTCACTTCACCTCGCCTATCCGCCGTTATCCGGATCTTGCGTTGCATCGGGCGATCAAATATCTTCTCGGCCGACAGAATGGCGACGTCGATGGACGGGCCACACCGACCGGCGGTTGGCATTCCGAACTGGAAGAGATGTTGCAGCTTGGCCAGCAATGTTCGCTCAGCGAGCGTCGCGCCGATGAAGCGACCCGCGACGTGGCGGATTGGCTGAAGTGCGATTTTATGCAGGATCACGTTGGGCAAGTATTCAGCGGCATTATTACCAGCGTCACCAGTTTCGGTTTCTTTGTGCGTCTCGATGAGCTGTTTATCGACGGCTTGGTGCATGTCTCATCGCTGGATAATGATTATTATCGCTATGACAACATCGGCCAGCGGCTGATAGGCGAGTCCGGCGGCAGGGTGTACCGGCTCGGGGACGCGGTAGAAATCCGCGTTGAAGCTGTGCATATGGACGAACGCAAAATCGATTTTTCATTGATTTCCAGCCGCCGTCAGCCGTGCGGTGCCGGCAAAAGCGAGCGCCAGCGTCAGCAGCAGGCCGCCCGCGGCGCTAATGACGGCAAACCGCCGCGCCGCCGCAGCAGCAGTAAACAGCCCGCCAATTTTGAACCCGACAGCGCATTCCGGCCGACAGGGAAGGGGGGCGATAAACCCGGCGCAGGGCGCGGCAAAGGCGGTCACGCCTCTTCGGCGCCGGCCAAACCGTCGACCGAGGACACTTCGCGCAAGAAAACCTCCGCCGAGGGCGCTACCCGTAATAAAGCCGCTGGCGGCAAAACGCGCCGCCGTAGGAAACCCGCCGCGGCTTCCGGTCGCTCAGAAAACTGA
- the rlmB gene encoding 23S rRNA (guanosine(2251)-2'-O)-methyltransferase RlmB — protein MSEIIYGIHAVQALLERDPQRFLDVYLLKGRDDRRLQPLVQQLEQAGIVIQMASRQWLDEKAEGAVHQGIVTRVQAGRQFQENDLPALLAQQAAPLLLVLDGVTDPHNLGACLRCADAAGVHAVIVPRDRAAPLNATAKKVASGAAETVPLIRVTNLARTLRLLQEHNVWIVGTAGEADHHLYQSKLTGPLALVMGAEGKGMRRLTREHCDELISIPMAGAVSSLNVSVAAGVCLFEAVRQRG, from the coding sequence ATGAGCGAAATTATTTACGGGATTCATGCTGTACAGGCCCTGTTGGAGCGCGATCCTCAGCGTTTCCTGGATGTGTATTTGTTAAAAGGACGCGACGACCGCCGTTTGCAGCCCCTGGTTCAGCAACTCGAGCAGGCCGGCATCGTTATTCAGATGGCCAGTCGCCAATGGCTGGATGAGAAAGCAGAGGGCGCGGTACATCAGGGTATCGTCACCCGCGTGCAGGCAGGGCGGCAGTTCCAAGAGAACGATCTGCCGGCGCTACTGGCACAACAGGCTGCGCCGTTGCTGCTGGTTTTGGATGGTGTTACCGATCCGCATAACCTTGGCGCCTGCCTGCGCTGTGCCGACGCCGCCGGTGTCCATGCGGTAATAGTACCGCGCGATCGCGCGGCGCCGCTGAACGCCACCGCCAAAAAGGTCGCCAGCGGTGCCGCGGAGACCGTGCCGCTGATCCGCGTCACCAATCTGGCGCGTACGCTGCGCCTGCTGCAAGAGCATAATGTGTGGATCGTCGGCACCGCCGGCGAGGCGGATCACCATCTTTATCAAAGCAAACTTACCGGGCCGCTGGCGCTGGTGATGGGCGCGGAAGGCAAAGGCATGCGGCGCCTGACCCGTGAACATTGCGATGAACTCATCAGCATTCCCATGGCCGGCGCGGTTTCGTCCCTTAATGTGTCGGTTGCCGCCGGAGTATGCCTGTTTGAAGCCGTGCGGCAGCGAGGTTAG
- the bsmA gene encoding biofilm peroxide resistance protein BsmA: MTIIFCCLPLAGCSVFNGKPPPPEKQAVEISRNRVGSLTRTGKVTVNERGSPMDAKNAIQRQADERQAHYYQILMIDETVTPGVWHGEAILYR; the protein is encoded by the coding sequence TTGACGATCATCTTTTGCTGCTTGCCGTTAGCGGGATGTAGCGTGTTCAACGGCAAACCGCCGCCGCCCGAAAAACAGGCGGTGGAAATCAGCCGCAATAGGGTAGGTTCGCTGACCCGGACAGGCAAGGTCACCGTAAATGAACGCGGCAGTCCGATGGATGCTAAAAACGCCATTCAACGCCAGGCGGATGAACGTCAGGCGCATTATTACCAGATCCTGATGATCGATGAAACGGTCACCCCCGGCGTCTGGCACGGAGAGGCGATTCTTTATCGGTAA